The nucleotide sequence GGACTGTTTCTAATTAGAGCCCCTAACATATCCAAATGGAGGAAAGCGACAGTGTGATAATGACTCTAAGGTACAAAGCATTCcattattttctccctgatctttGGATCTAATCAACTGACATCATATCAAATCCACTTTGGATTTGCTCAGCCAGGCAGATTTACTTTGTGACCCAGTAGATGCCCTCACCTTCCCGTGCCCTTCCTCCTTCAGAAAAttcctcttctttgatcataTCCTTAccctctttaaaaatgagatcTCTTCCATAATTActttagatgacctctaaaattcaGTGCATTGTGTTCAATCTTTTGAACATAGGATTCCCTCAATACTCCATCCATACTGTTTGTACctgtttattttctttgcctatgttcctaaatattctttatttctttgtcatCTGCCCCATACACTTAAAAGAGAAAACACCATACTACCAGTGTCTTGGTATCAACCCCAGAATTTAGTAATAGGTGCACAATATTTAAGATTAGTAATATAGCActgtgaaaaatataaaatgtttcacaTAAATTcacatttgatactcacaaaaaTCCTGGGTCTGACAGAGCATTATTCCCATATTAAAGATAAAGGAACTAATTGACAAAAATGTcttgaaaatatttaacaatcttctgatattttttaatctttgaatTACAGCATTTAACTCACACTTTAAAATCAGCCAGATTTCATGCTTGAAAGAGAATGTgtctgaaaaacaactaaaattaGATTCAGAAGAGAGATGGATTTAGCTTGAATAAAAgtcacaaaagaaaaaaccattaaaaaaaactgtcaCATTTATTATACTGTAAAACACCAAGGTGATTATCCCTCAAGTTCCTGTCTCTTGATAAAAGGGTatcagctgatttttttttaattaaaagtccaaaagaaattaaatctctCCTTTATTCATAGATTCTTCGGGGTTCCTGTAGCACCACCCCACCTTCTTTCATGGCATTCTGTAGTCGCTGTATCTGGTTTTCagatagggaaagaggaaaaatagattCAGTTAGCACTacactgaggctcaaaaagaaaatgaaagctttAAGAAAATTTATCTACCTATTACTGTCCCAAAAGAGAAAGTAATTAAACAATATAATACCAGCCCTTGGGGTAATTTTTCCCactacaaagaagaaataatgttatttttcaaggaatatataattagtacctactatgtataagttGGTCTTAATAATATTACACTTATATAAGTGTGCTAAAGACCTTTAGTACCCAGATACAAAAAAGACAAAGTGCTTATCAAAAATAAATCCCAAAGTCCCAGATAACTAGGACTGCCGCGGGAAAAGGAATTCAATTCACAGCTCTTTAATCTTTTCCAAAAGCAATTTCACTCCCAACTAAATAACTTCAAAACTGAACATGCCGATTCTGAGGATGATTCCCAAGAAGTGGGATAGAAGACCATGAAGTTGATTCCGGCCTCCAGACACCGCTGGGCCAGAACCCGTCCAATATTCTCACTGGCATTAACACTTCGAGTTGTGTAGAGGTGCTTCTTAATAGCCCATTCTCGGGTGGATGCTGAAACCACAACATTTCCATCATGATGCTCAACAAAAGCTTCTATATGGTGCTGGGTCCTCTGAACTCGCAACCTAgagtaaggaaggaaaagaaagctgaGGTAATGAAGTAGATCGCTTAACTACCAAAAGATTCCATCAACTAAAATTTCATTTCAGACTCCCTAAAATATCTGACTCAAAGGGCTGTTGTTTTAGGAATGGTGTGTATTGTCATTTATTGCAATATATTTGACTTAGATTTCCTCTAAGGGAATCAcgagatcatagatttggagcaggcagaactttttttaaaaagaacatccTGAGTATTGGTAtccaaatgaataaattatttcaacTCAGAAATTTGTCATTGGAGTCACAGATCTGAAAGAGACCTGAACGATTATCTTGTCCGACCCCCTTCCTTTAACAGATAGAACAAAAAAGGATGCTCAGAGACAGACTTGTCATTTGGGCAGGTCAAGGTTACATTTTCTACACTCTTATTTTCAGGctgataaatacaaaatgagaagaaatccTGCTTGGGGCTTGGTGTCTTTAGGTACCACCTGGAACCCATGGATGCTCTCAGGACgtgcagaaagaaaaggaagagagggtggaGGTTTCCCGTCCGTCCTCCGGGTTCGTTTCTCGCCTGCAGGGGCGCTATGCCCTCTGCCGCCTTCGCCCCCCAGCCCGGGCTCACCTGTGCCAATAGGCCCGGGGCGGCCACACCGTGCCCCAGCCCCTCTCCTTCCGGGCCAGGGCCAAGCGCTCCAGATTGCGGGGGTTCCGGTTGGTGAATTCCGGCGCGATCGCCTCATTTTCCTTCGTGTCCCCCTCTGGCGCCGCGGCCGGGTTGGGGCTAGTGATGAGGGGCGCTAACCGAAACCCTGCAGGACCCGGAACGAAGTGAGGAGAAGGAGGCAGGAGTAAAGGACCCGCCCACGGCCGCAGCCGAGAAGAGCAATTGATGCTACTcgcccttctcctccctcccccagcctgcGGGCCTGGTCCGGGAACTGCAGAAGCAGGAGCTCAGGACTCCGTGCCCGTgggcctccacccccatcccctccgAGGGCCGCTAATTTCCCAGCGCTGCACGTTTAGTTTAAAGTGCGAGCCCCCCGGGCCAGTCCCCAGTGAGTTACCTCAAGGTCATCCTGAGAATCGAGGTCTCGGTTCTTACCGGGCTTCCTGCATAGAGCCAACAGGTTCCGGCCCCGCGCCTGCAGCGCCATCGTGCCGATGACCCCGGAGAAAGCGGCCTCGGCGATCAGCTCTGTATAGATCAAGGGAGCAGAACGGCCTGCGTGGGCGCAGCCATATTGGTTCGGGGCAGAGAGCCTTAGGAATGGGGCGCATGCTCATTACCCGAAATGAGCGCGCGACGCCGGCCAAAACAAAGATGGCCACTTGCCCCAGCCAATCAAAAGCAACCAGCTGTTTCTCCTTGACCCTTggggatgtgtgaccctgagcaagtcggcCAGCCTCTCTGTGTCCCAGGCGACTagtggataaatggtcaatgCTAAACCAATCAGAATATGAGATACTTtacaaaaatctataaaataataataacagatagagaaacaaaaaaccaagacTATCATGGGGAATAATGAAAAAGAGTAGGAATAAAGGGGGAACAGCTTCAGGCTTCCAACTATGTTATAAAGCAACAGTGATCAAAACTTTCTGATATTGGTTACATAGAGAAGACTTCCCTttatgacaaaaactgctgagaaaactggaaagcagcctggcagGGTTTAGGCTTACATCAGCTTCTGATGCCatcataaattcaaaatggatccATTGCAGTATTAAAGATTAGACcacaaaaaattagaagagaagcagatcatacaCATCTCACTGCTATAtgtaggagatgtattcttaactaaacaagagatagcagccattacaaaagatgaaataattttgattacactggTCAATCAGTCAAGAGTCAATACGCATTGAATAAACATTggcttataataaataataatataaattaatatactgctctgtgctaagtgctggggagacaaagtcAAAAAACAGTATCTCCTCTCACAGAGTTCATAGACTAATGTGGGGAAGACAACTTGTAAACAACTATAtggaaacaagctatatacaggagaaATTGAAGGTAATTAACAGGGAGAAAGCAATTAAACTGGGGAGGGGGCACGCAGCCAAGGCTTCCTGTCGAAGGTAGGATTTTCAGTCAAAAACTAAAgcaaaccagggaagccaggaggcagagatgagtagggaagagaattccaggcatggaagaggACAGCTGGTGAAAATACCCAGAGgcagtgtcttgtttgaggaccAGCTAggaggaaaataaatagaaaggcaGAGCATGTGGTGGGGCTACACTGTGTAGGAAGACGAAAAGTAGAAGGGGGCAAGGGTTATAAAAGACTTTGAATGGAAAGCAGAGGGTTTTATATTcaatcctggaagtgatagggagccactggacttcACTGAGtatagggaagtgacatggtcagatctgtattttaggaagacCACTTCAGCAGGAGGTCAGTAAAACCAAATCCATTTGTGATACTGGACCATTTGACAATGCTAAGGACTTTCGTTTCTGGGTCCTCAGGATCTCTTTCTGCTGAGGAATTGGTGAGATGGTACAACCAGAGTCTGTAGCCAGGTCTGCATCTTCACATGGGTTAGAATGCTGGATAACAGCTTTCCTAGTCAGATGCAAGCAGGGCctaagggggagagaggaaagaagaaaggtggGATACTGCTATTATTTGAGTTCATGATTTCAGAATTCTCAGCTGCCTCAGCTGAGATCAAATTAAATCTGGTGATTTGTTCCATAAAAacacagaaggcagaattagaagTAATAAGAAGAAACTGTAGAGAGGCATATTTAGGTTTGACATAAAGaataaacttcctaacaattaaagctatccaaaaatAAAACGGGCTGACTTGGGGGTTAACCGGTTCTCActcactagaagtcttcaagcaataCATACCTTATCCAggatattgtagaggggattcctgttcgACCAATATTGAACTACAAGTCTTCTGACGTCCCTTCCAACCAAAGTGGAACATTGTGGAATGTCTGCACAAAGAGCAAACAAACCTTAACATAAGTAGACAAATGTGGCACAACACTTCAGGTAAAGAAGGGCAGGGTAGTCAAATCACATCATATATTAAGTAGAATTATTCATGTGAAGAAATCCAGGAATGAGAGCAGGTGAGCATGATGGAGAACACATGGCTGAAGGACAACAAAGGTGAAAACACAGTTTTgagagaaatgtttattaaataaccaattattgGGGAGATCCAAGTAGCATTTGAAGGATGTTGCTGATGATGATATTAGATTAACTTTCTCCTCGATCTTGTTCAGATCCCACCTAAGTagggaagcccattgtgttctactcagtcttgggtgggggtggggaaagaggtgGACTAAGAGCCTTGTCTAGATTGCCTGAGGCTGGGGGTGGCCTGGGAGCAAGAGTGCTCAGTCACATCTCCcagtccctcattagaataggcccacctctcattataatattcattttctcattgttAACCAAT is from Trichosurus vulpecula isolate mTriVul1 chromosome 7, mTriVul1.pri, whole genome shotgun sequence and encodes:
- the MRPL18 gene encoding 39S ribosomal protein L18, mitochondrial isoform X1, with translation MALQARGRNLLALCRKPGFRLAPLITSPNPAAAPEGDTKENEAIAPEFTNRNPRNLERLALARKERGWGTVWPPRAYWHRLRVQRTQHHIEAFVEHHDGNVVVSASTREWAIKKHLYTTRSVNASENIGRVLAQRCLEAGINFMVFYPTSWESSSESIQRLQNAMKEGGVVLQEPRRIYE
- the MRPL18 gene encoding 39S ribosomal protein L18, mitochondrial isoform X2: MALQARGRNLLALCRKPGFRLAPLITSPNPAAAPEGDTKENEAIAPEFTNRNPRNLERLALARKERGWGTVWPPRAYWHRLRVQRTQHHIEAFVEHHDGNVVVSASTREATTECHERRWGGATGTPKNL